Proteins from one Acidimicrobiia bacterium genomic window:
- a CDS encoding molybdopterin-dependent oxidoreductase has product MKHAGRGIACMWYPIGFTVAANPSSAVVKVNEDGTATLLTGTVEVGQGSLTVLGQIVAQELGISAEDVHVISADTDVTPMDTGAIASRTTFVTGNAVRLAAAEAKSILLEVAADMLGVEVRELEAANHQIQVKTFPEKRISLADVAMGAQIARGRPPLGSASFNPPTVTMDPETGQGKPFAAYVYATQIADVEVDDETGEVEILHVYAAHDSGTAINPALVEGQVEGGIAMGVGMALSEEILFNAKGRQINPNLTNYLIPTSLDMPPIDIDIIESYDPVGPFGAKGVGEPTLVPTAPAILNAIYDAVGVRITDLPATAEKILMAIRDKERSDVKGLEPGQGDTGRSPRQ; this is encoded by the coding sequence ATGAAGCACGCCGGACGGGGCATCGCATGCATGTGGTATCCGATCGGGTTCACGGTGGCGGCCAACCCGAGTTCGGCGGTCGTCAAGGTCAACGAAGACGGCACCGCCACCCTGCTGACGGGGACTGTTGAGGTCGGACAGGGATCACTGACGGTGCTTGGTCAGATCGTCGCCCAGGAACTCGGCATCTCCGCCGAAGACGTCCATGTCATTTCGGCCGATACCGACGTCACTCCGATGGATACCGGCGCTATCGCCAGTCGCACCACCTTCGTGACCGGCAACGCGGTCAGGCTGGCAGCCGCCGAAGCCAAGTCGATTCTTCTCGAGGTGGCCGCAGACATGCTCGGCGTCGAGGTCAGAGAGCTCGAAGCTGCCAACCACCAGATCCAGGTCAAGACTTTCCCGGAGAAACGGATATCGCTGGCCGATGTTGCAATGGGGGCGCAGATCGCCAGAGGCCGACCACCGCTCGGGAGCGCTTCATTTAATCCCCCCACCGTCACCATGGATCCCGAGACCGGTCAGGGCAAACCGTTCGCCGCCTACGTGTACGCGACCCAGATAGCCGATGTGGAAGTAGACGACGAAACCGGCGAGGTCGAGATCCTCCATGTGTACGCCGCCCACGATTCCGGTACTGCCATCAACCCGGCGCTCGTCGAAGGACAGGTCGAAGGCGGCATCGCCATGGGAGTCGGCATGGCGCTATCCGAAGAGATCCTGTTCAATGCGAAGGGCCGCCAGATAAACCCGAACCTGACCAATTATCTGATCCCGACCAGCCTCGACATGCCCCCGATCGATATCGACATCATTGAAAGCTACGACCCGGTTGGACCGTTTGGAGCCAAAGGGGTGGGCGAGCCCACCCTGGTGCCGACCGCTCCAGCCATCCTCAACGCGATTTATGACGCGGTTGGGGTACGAATCACCGATCTTCCCGCCACTGCCGAAAAGATCCTCATGGCGATCCGGGACAAGGAACGATCCGACGTCAAGGGACTCGAACCCGGCCAGGGCGACACCGGACGGTCACCTCGTCAGTAG
- a CDS encoding xanthine dehydrogenase family protein molybdopterin-binding subunit — protein sequence MSEKPTKEKSADLGDLLADPRVGQLPAVTRDPIPAVQALTVGANQQTPAVGQRVTRLDIRTHLTGSTRYIDDLAFPGMLHVKILRSTEAHARILSIDTTAARAMPGVVATLTGDEIPENSFGSSYQDQPVLAVDRVRHQGDGLVAIAAETEQQATEALAAVKVAYEPLPALFDPLEAIRPDAPKIHRDNNVYASKVIIRGDVEKGFAESDQIFERRYSTQMIEHVPMEPFAAIALWEPDGQLHVYSSNGRITLGRADLARTLQMPMNRIRVTATFIGGNFGGKNEIRTEPILALLAKKTRRPVKATFNREDEFIASTTRHPIIMDYKTGVAKDGHLLARSVRLVLDGGAYASWSETTVGKAAILAAGPYRIPNVHVEGHAVYTNKTVTGAMRGFGAPQVAFAYESQMDEIANTLGMDPLAIRLLNGFTEGSISHTGQVLQAVALEETLLAAAKRSGWMEEGT from the coding sequence TGGCCGACCCCAGGGTCGGCCAGTTACCCGCGGTAACTCGAGATCCGATCCCGGCCGTCCAGGCTCTCACGGTCGGAGCCAACCAACAGACCCCGGCCGTGGGTCAGCGAGTCACCCGACTCGATATCCGAACCCACCTCACGGGTAGCACTCGATACATCGACGACCTCGCCTTCCCTGGCATGCTCCACGTGAAGATTCTGCGCAGCACCGAGGCCCATGCCCGGATTCTGTCCATTGACACAACCGCCGCCCGGGCCATGCCTGGAGTGGTGGCGACGCTTACCGGTGACGAGATTCCTGAGAATTCGTTCGGTTCGTCGTACCAGGATCAACCGGTCCTGGCAGTCGATCGGGTACGCCATCAGGGTGACGGGCTCGTGGCCATCGCCGCCGAAACGGAACAGCAGGCGACCGAAGCGTTAGCCGCCGTCAAGGTCGCATACGAGCCACTTCCCGCCCTGTTCGACCCCCTTGAAGCCATCCGCCCCGACGCTCCAAAGATCCACCGGGACAACAACGTCTACGCCTCCAAGGTGATCATCCGAGGCGATGTCGAAAAGGGATTCGCCGAGAGCGATCAGATCTTTGAGCGCAGGTACAGCACCCAGATGATCGAGCACGTCCCGATGGAGCCCTTCGCGGCCATTGCGCTTTGGGAGCCAGACGGACAACTTCACGTGTATTCGAGCAACGGCCGGATCACACTCGGAAGAGCCGACCTGGCCCGCACTCTACAAATGCCAATGAACCGGATCCGGGTGACAGCCACCTTCATCGGCGGGAACTTCGGCGGCAAGAACGAGATCAGGACCGAGCCGATTCTCGCCTTGCTGGCCAAGAAGACCCGCCGACCGGTCAAGGCAACCTTCAACCGGGAAGACGAGTTCATCGCCTCGACAACCAGACACCCGATAATCATGGACTACAAAACTGGAGTCGCCAAAGACGGACACCTGCTCGCTCGTTCCGTACGATTGGTTTTGGATGGAGGCGCCTACGCCTCGTGGAGCGAAACAACGGTTGGCAAGGCGGCGATTCTCGCCGCCGGGCCGTATCGAATACCGAACGTACATGTCGAAGGACACGCCGTCTACACCAACAAGACGGTCACCGGCGCCATGCGGGGATTCGGCGCTCCTCAAGTCGCCTTTGCCTACGAGTCCCAGATGGATGAGATTGCCAACACACTCGGCATGGACCCGCTGGCCATCAGACTTCTCAACGGATTCACCGAAGGATCGATCAGCCATACCGGGCAAGTACTCCAGGCCGTCGCCCTCGAGGAAACACTGCTCGCCGCCGCCAAGCGCAGCGGGTGGATGGAGGAAGGAACATGA